The nucleotide sequence gaaaaactgaaaaataaattttttatgctagatgtactagtaggtacagtcgacagcacatcaagctatacattttcgttgcaaagtcgcccttatcgcaactacgtaagataccacagtgtttacgttgacgtgctgttgaccgtacattaaaataaatcatagTTATAACGAGACTGTAACATTTATGCTGGCTGTAACATTAGGTGTGCGGTGCGCTTAAgtaccattattatttttactggTTATAATAAAGcgcataatttatttaatctgaAGTGAGCTGCCACTAACTTAAACTAAGaagataattaaattgattaaaacAATCGAATTCAATACATCAAAATATGCGTATTAACGTAGAATGGAACGTTGGTTTAGAATATTCAAGATGGCGTCTTGTCAAAATAACAGCTGGACGATAGACGTCAAAAATTTTCGCCAAGTGAGAATCAAACACGTCagtattaatagtttttaatagcGGATTATGATGATAATTATCCATTCTgctgtaatttattaataactgaGAAAGTATAGTATTATTTATTGGCGTTGGATTGCctttgaaaaacattttattggtAAGTGAATGTACTGTGCGCGGTGTTGTGATGTTTCGTGAAAATATTCGCAATAATGTATTAAAACATTATGATAAGTATGTGAATAGtcaaataaatctttattagaATACGTTTATGATTGTTTCAGAGAGGTATCAATATGTCAAGTAACGTAAATTGTATCCTGAAGATCATTACTTGTCTTCTGTTGGTGCGCGCCGGTTTTTGCAATGTCCAGCCGCCAATAATCAATCCCAGTGTATTGAACACGGCCAAAACTCTTGGAGAATGTCAAgcttgtaaattatttgtggaGTCATTCAAAAAAGGCCTGGATCGCACAGCTAGAGGCAAGTATGAAGGCGGCGACACAGCATGGGAAGAAGAGAAGTTAAAAACCTCTTACAAGCGAAGTGAGATGCGTCTTATCGATATACAAGACGGAATATGCAAGGACGAGAAGGACTATTCACTCCAATGCCACCATATGGCTGAAAAAGCTGAGGAATTCATAGAATCATGGTGGGCTCAAAACCCTGATGAATCAGAGGACCTTTTCTCTTACATTTGTATAGATAACCTGAAAACCTGTTGCCCTAAACACCATTTTGGTAGAGAGTGCACTCCATGCCCTGGTGACCACAACAATCTATGCAGTGGCAATGGTAAATGTCGGGGAGATGGCACTAGGAAAGGAAACGGAACATGTTTGTGTGATGCAGGATATACTGGAGAAAATTGTGATCAGTGCATCTTAGGCTACTATTTGTCTTACAAGGATGACACCAAGATGTTATGCTCCCCATGCCATAGAGCTTGTATGGGAGGATGCCGGCAAGGCTCTCAGAAGGACTGCGCAGCTTGCAAGCCTGGCTTTGTATTTGATTCAGACGAAGGGTGCTTGGATATAAACGAGTGTGACAATATAAACCAATGCACTAAAGACCAGTTTTGCCTGAACTCTATTGGGTCTTTTGCTTGCCTTGATTGCGACAAGTCGTGTATCGGATGCCATGGTGATGGACCAGATATGTGTCGCAAATGTGCGAAAGGGTACTCCAAGAAAGGAGAATTCTGTGTTGCGGAAAGAGAGGAGGAAGATCAGATGGAAGCATTGACTGCATCAAGGTAACAATTTTATAattgttttcataataattatgatgttTGGTGTTCATACAAAGTTTTCTAatgttgtgattttttttccagAAATGAGCTGTAGTgtgt is from Ostrinia nubilalis chromosome 2, ilOstNubi1.1, whole genome shotgun sequence and encodes:
- the LOC135079729 gene encoding cysteine-rich with EGF-like domain protein 2 isoform X2; the protein is MSSNVNCILKIITCLLLVRAGFCNVQPPIINPSVLNTAKTLGECQACKLFVESFKKGLDRTARGKYEGGDTAWEEEKLKTSYKRSEMRLIDIQDGICKDEKDYSLQCHHMAEKAEEFIESWWAQNPDESEDLFSYICIDNLKTCCPKHHFGRECTPCPGDHNNLCSGNGKCRGDGTRKGNGTCLCDAGYTGENCDQCILGYYLSYKDDTKMLCSPCHRACMGGCRQGSQKDCAACKPGFVFDSDEGCLDINECDNINQCTKDQFCLNSIGSFACLDCDKSCIGCHGDGPDMCRKCAKGYSKKGEFCVAEREEEDQMEALTASRNEL
- the LOC135079729 gene encoding cysteine-rich with EGF-like domain protein 2 isoform X1, encoding MSSNVNCILKIITCLLLVRAGFCNVQPPIINPSVLNTAKTLGECQACKLFVESFKKGLDRTARGKYEGGDTAWEEEKLKTSYKRSEMRLIDIQDGICKDEKDYSLQCHHMAEKAEEFIESWWAQNPDESEDLFSYICIDNLKTCCPKHHFGRECTPCPGDHNNLCSGNGKCRGDGTRKGNGTCLCDAGYTGENCDQCILGYYLSYKDDTKMLCSPCHRACMGGCRQGSQKDCAACKPGFVFDSDEGCLDINECDNINQCTKDQFCLNSIGSFACLDCDKSCIGCHGDGPDMCRKCAKGYSKKGEFCVAEREEEDQMEALTASRYITYVGLLIATGILLPKSSSLGSLVGAMVLTYIIGAEYYCMINGHAGLVNLKEFDLVQLFRT